DNA from Variovorax sp. PBL-H6:
CAACGTGCGCCCGCGCAGAAACAAGGCCTGGCCAACACGCCGTCGATGCGCCCTGCCTTCAACAAGGCCAGGAAGCCCTGAATGGACAAGGACCTGAAGGACATCATCGCGAGGATCGCGGTAAAGGCCGGCTCCTCTGCAATGCGCAAGGCCGGCGAGATCGCCAAGCCCCACGTCGTGCGTGCCAAGGCGAACTGGGAGTGGACACAGATTCCGAAGAAGCTCGCAGCACAGGAGGCCAAGGAGGCCCGCGAGAAGCAACGCGAGGAACGCCTGCGCCAGGAGGCCGCACGCGAAAAGCAAGCCGAGGCACAGAACAAGGTGCTCGCGCAAGCGCTCAAGGACGACCAGCAGCGCAGGGACCAGGCCAGCCGGAGGAAGGCGCAGGCGGCGAGTGCCGTGATCGCCGCCGCCGCCAAGCCGACGTCTCCGAGCCCGGTGCGCACCCCCTCGCAGGGTGTGGCGCCTACGCCTTCACCTGCACCCAAGCCGGGGCCCGCACCCGGCCGCAGGCGCTAGGCCTCTGCCCTGCCGCCGCGGCGCTCGACCGAATCAACAACAACCGAAAGCCGAACCGCCATGAGCAGCCATGAAAATTCCGAAGATCGCCCGCAGATCGGCGCCGAGCTCGAGAACGCGATCAAGCGCACGCCGCTGATCCTCGTCCTCGACACCTCGCTGTCGATGGAAGAGAACAATCGCATCGGCATTCTCAACAACGCGCTGGCCGAGTTCATCGAGGCCGTGAAGACCAGCGACGAGCTGTCCGACGCCCTGCTCCTGAGCATCGTGACCTTCGGCGGCGAGGTGCGCGTGGCGTCGCCCTGGGCGTCGATCGACGACGTGGTCTTCGAGCCGTTGGTGGCCAACGGCAACACGCCGATGGGCGATGCGGTGACGGTCGCGATGGGCGAGCTCGACCTGCTGCGCGTCGAACTGCAGCAAGCCGGCACGCCCTACAACGTGCCATGGATGATCCTGATGAGCGATGGCGAGCCCACCGACCATTGGGAAGAAGCCGCCGAGCTCGTGCAGGAGCGGATCGCCAACACCAAGCTGGTTCCTTTCGCCTTCGGCATCCCGCCCTCGAAGGACGATGTGCTGCGCCGGTTCATCCCCAAGAACTTCCCGGTCTACTCCGTCGAGGAACAGAACATCAAGGCGCTCTTCGTGAAGTGGCTGCTGGGCAGCCTGGTCAAGGTCGCGGAGTCTTCGCCCGGCAAGCCGGGCGGGCTGCAGCTGTCGGCGCCTCCAGCCATACCCGTCTGAGCGGCGATGCTGATCAGCGCCGCGGGGCCGACGCATCTGCATGCCGACTCCGATCGATGGGCCGTGCGGGCGAGCGTCGTGCGCGGCGAGTCGCACGTGCGGCGCGACTCGGTCTGCCAGGACTGCTTCGCAGCCGACGTGCGGGGACGGCGCTTCGTCGCAGTCGCTGCCGACGGCGCGGGCAGCGCGCCCCGCAGCGACCAGGGCTCGCTGCTCGCCGCGCGGGCCATCGTGTCGGCGCTGCTCGCG
Protein-coding regions in this window:
- a CDS encoding vWA domain-containing protein, which codes for MSSHENSEDRPQIGAELENAIKRTPLILVLDTSLSMEENNRIGILNNALAEFIEAVKTSDELSDALLLSIVTFGGEVRVASPWASIDDVVFEPLVANGNTPMGDAVTVAMGELDLLRVELQQAGTPYNVPWMILMSDGEPTDHWEEAAELVQERIANTKLVPFAFGIPPSKDDVLRRFIPKNFPVYSVEEQNIKALFVKWLLGSLVKVAESSPGKPGGLQLSAPPAIPV